A genomic region of Cannabis sativa cultivar Pink pepper isolate KNU-18-1 chromosome 1, ASM2916894v1, whole genome shotgun sequence contains the following coding sequences:
- the LOC133030967 gene encoding uncharacterized protein LOC133030967 codes for MAQDYDYHNDYYFLGQVINQSSAAYTLSQRRRRRPKKPGTMSTIHDNSCQGYGWLLPGWIAEERHMISGKVYRYYYDPSGRLYYTQSEVIRTWEKNGLILLDK; via the exons ATGGCTCAAGACTATGACTATCACAATGACTATTATTTTTTGGGTCAAGTGATTAACCAGTCATCAGCTGCCTATACACTTTCACAGCGGCGCCGCCGTAGGCCAAAGAAGCCTGGGACAATGTCTACCATCCATGACAACTCGTGTCAAGGCTACGGGTGGCTTCTTCCAGGATGGATTGCTGAAGAGCGCCATATGATCTCTGGCAAAGTTTACAGG TATTACTATGATCCATCTGGCCGTCTGTACTATACCCAAAGTGAAGTGATTCGCACTTGGGAAAAGAATGGTTTAATTCTTCTTGACAAGTGA